One genomic segment of Desulfomicrobium sp. ZS1 includes these proteins:
- a CDS encoding branched-chain amino acid ABC transporter substrate-binding protein produces the protein MKRFSGLVIATCLTLLTSTAFGADTVKIGVAGAHTGDLASYGLPTVNAAKLVAQDINAKGGIDGKQIELLIQDEECKPEKATNAATKLVSDGAVVVLGHICSGATKAALPIYTEAKIVTMSPSATNPELTQSGQYPTFFRTIASDDAQALLGVNFAIDKLGAKKIAVLHDKGDYGKGYAEYAQKFITEGGKAEVVLFEGVTPGAVDYSAVVQKVRQAGADTVMFGGYHPEASKIVSQLKKKRVKVNFISDDGVKDDTFIKVAGADADGVYASGPQDVSGLEMNKAAKAAHMAEFGTEPGAFFDAAYAAMQALVNAIDKADSTDSDKIMEKLRSENVDTTVGTIKFDARGDAEGVGFSMYQVQGGAYVELK, from the coding sequence ATGAAACGTTTTTCTGGTCTCGTGATTGCGACGTGCCTGACTTTGCTGACCAGTACGGCATTTGGTGCCGACACCGTCAAGATCGGCGTGGCGGGAGCGCACACCGGTGATTTGGCCTCCTACGGTCTGCCTACGGTGAATGCGGCCAAGCTCGTGGCGCAGGACATCAACGCCAAGGGCGGCATCGACGGCAAGCAGATCGAACTGTTGATTCAGGACGAAGAGTGCAAGCCTGAAAAGGCGACCAACGCGGCCACGAAGCTCGTTTCCGACGGCGCTGTCGTCGTGCTTGGGCACATTTGCTCCGGCGCTACCAAGGCTGCCCTGCCCATTTATACCGAAGCCAAGATCGTGACCATGTCTCCTTCGGCCACCAATCCCGAGCTGACCCAGAGCGGCCAGTACCCCACGTTCTTTCGTACCATCGCTTCCGATGACGCCCAGGCCCTGCTTGGCGTCAACTTCGCCATCGACAAGCTGGGCGCCAAGAAGATTGCGGTGCTGCACGACAAGGGCGACTACGGCAAGGGCTACGCCGAGTACGCACAGAAGTTCATCACGGAAGGCGGCAAGGCTGAAGTTGTCCTCTTTGAGGGCGTGACCCCCGGCGCCGTGGATTACTCCGCCGTGGTCCAGAAAGTTCGTCAGGCCGGCGCGGACACCGTCATGTTCGGCGGCTACCATCCTGAAGCTTCCAAGATCGTTTCCCAGCTGAAGAAGAAGCGCGTCAAGGTGAACTTCATCTCCGATGACGGCGTCAAGGACGATACCTTCATCAAGGTCGCAGGCGCCGATGCCGATGGCGTTTACGCTTCCGGTCCCCAGGACGTCAGCGGCCTGGAAATGAATAAGGCTGCCAAGGCCGCTCATATGGCCGAATTCGGTACTGAGCCCGGCGCATTCTTTGACGCAGCCTATGCAGCTATGCAGGCTCTGGTCAACGCCATCGACAAGGCCGACTCCACCGACTCCGACAAGATCATGGAAAAGCTTCGCAGCGAAAACGTGGACACCACTGTCGGGACGATCAAGTTTGATGCCCGTGGCGATGCCGAAGGCGTAGGTTTCTCCATGTACCAGGTGCAGGGCGGCGCTTACGTGGAACTGAAGTAG
- a CDS encoding tetratricopeptide repeat protein, with amino-acid sequence METNNAFPQAARRRALYFLLACLGVMLFAAVNYRVENPSIVQHEERREMPGGGGMEQMGGDMAAVSSMMKKLQENPEDIEAMRALGMSFMDMQAWDRAISFWDMILERSENDVMALNQKGFCLFELEKYAEAAEFFERMLAIEQKNFHAHYNLGVIYKYYLTQPEKAVAHFQAVIDAAPDDPGLVSNAQRELGSK; translated from the coding sequence ATGGAGACGAATAACGCTTTTCCCCAGGCCGCCCGTCGTCGGGCGCTGTATTTCCTGCTGGCCTGCCTTGGCGTCATGCTCTTTGCGGCAGTGAACTACCGGGTGGAGAACCCGTCCATCGTGCAGCATGAGGAACGCCGGGAGATGCCCGGCGGTGGAGGCATGGAACAGATGGGCGGAGACATGGCCGCCGTGTCCTCCATGATGAAGAAACTGCAGGAAAACCCGGAAGATATCGAAGCCATGCGCGCCCTTGGCATGTCGTTCATGGACATGCAGGCCTGGGACAGGGCGATATCTTTCTGGGACATGATTCTGGAGCGGAGCGAGAACGATGTGATGGCTCTCAATCAAAAGGGCTTTTGCCTTTTTGAGCTCGAAAAATACGCCGAGGCCGCAGAGTTTTTCGAGCGCATGCTGGCCATTGAACAGAAGAATTTTCATGCCCACTACAATCTGGGCGTCATCTACAAGTATTATTTGACGCAACCGGAAAAGGCCGTGGCCCATTTCCAGGCCGTGATCGACGCCGCGCCGGATGATCCCGGACTCGTCAGCAACGCACAGCGGGAACTCGGCAGTAAGTAA
- a CDS encoding CcmD family protein, with product MNYLFIANVCIWLGVGGYVLFLARQHSVLERRVRQLEIIDGDE from the coding sequence ATGAATTACCTTTTTATCGCCAATGTGTGCATCTGGCTGGGCGTGGGCGGATACGTCCTGTTCCTGGCCCGGCAGCACAGTGTTTTGGAACGCCGCGTACGGCAACTGGAGATCATTGATGGAGACGAATAA